A segment of the Lactobacillus sp. ESL0700 genome:
TCGTTATGGCAGCAGTTTATCTATTATTATCAACACAATGGCAGTTATGTACTAGCGCAATTTAATCGGACATTTTTAATTTCAATTTATGGTGTTTTATTTGCGGCTATTATTGGCATTCCTGTTGGCATTTTTATCTCTCGCAATGCCCACTTAGGTGACTTTGTGGTTGAGATTGCTAACTTTATTCAAACGATTCCGTCTTTGGCGCTACTTTCAATTGTCATGATTGGGCTGGGACTCGGCGTAATGACGGTAATTGTCACCGTGACGCTATATTCGCTATTGCCAATTATTAAGAATACTTATACGGGCATGCGCAATGTCGATCGAAACATAATTGATTCGGGAAAAGGAATGGGCATGACAAGATTGCAGCTTTTATATTTGGTAAAGCTGCCACTATCAATGTCTGTTATTGTTGCCGGCTTGAAAAATGCGCTTGTGATTGCAATTGGTATAACCTCGATTGGTTCGTTTGTTGGTGCTGGTGGGTTAGGCGATATTATCATTAGGGGCACAAATGCGACTAATGGTAGCGCGATTATTTTAGCTGGTGCCGTGCCAACAGCGTTAATGGCGATTCTGGCGGACGTAGTTTTGAATCTTTTGCAAAAGTGGTTGCAGCCAAAAGGATTGCGCCAGTAATTTTTTCGTAAAAAAAGAGACTTTTAGCGTACTTAATAATGTGGGATAAAAGAATAAACATTTGTTCGGTTTTCCTTGCAAATAAGCAAGAAATCAAAGTATAATTAATTGGTATTAAATAGAGGAGGCAAATCGCTTGGCCAAAGACGAAAAACAAAAGGCACTGGAAAGTGCATTGAAAAAAATTGAAAAGAATTTTGGTAAAGGCGCCGTAATGCGAATGGGCGACAAGGCTGATACCGAAATTTCGACGGTTCCGTCCGGTTCGCTGGCACTTGATGCGGCTTTAGGT
Coding sequences within it:
- a CDS encoding ABC transporter permease, whose translation is MAKLSLWQQFIYYYQHNGSYVLAQFNRTFLISIYGVLFAAIIGIPVGIFISRNAHLGDFVVEIANFIQTIPSLALLSIVMIGLGLGVMTVIVTVTLYSLLPIIKNTYTGMRNVDRNIIDSGKGMGMTRLQLLYLVKLPLSMSVIVAGLKNALVIAIGITSIGSFVGAGGLGDIIIRGTNATNGSAIILAGAVPTALMAILADVVLNLLQKWLQPKGLRQ